From the Penaeus vannamei isolate JL-2024 chromosome 37, ASM4276789v1, whole genome shotgun sequence genome, the window AGGCGTGGTTGTGTTCATAGCAGGCGTGGTTGTGGTCGTAAGAGGCGTGGTTGTGGTTGTAGGAGGCGTGGTTGTGGTCGTAGGAGGCGTGGTTGTGTTCATAGCAGGTGTGGTTGTGTTCATAGCAGGTGTGGTTGTGTTCATAGCAGGTGTGGTTGTGTTCATAGCAGGTGTGGTTGTGTTCATAGCAGGCGTGGTTGTGTTCATAGCAGGCGTGGTTGTGGTCGTAGGAGGCGTGGTTGTGGTCGTAGGAGGCGTGGTTGTGGTTATAGGAGGCAAGGTTATAGTCGTAAAAGGCAAGGAAATGTTCGTAAAAGGCAAGGTAGTGTTCGTAGGACGCATGGTTGTGTTCGTAGAATGCATGGTTGTGTTCGTAGAATGCATGGTTGTGTTCGTAGGAAGCACGGTTGTGTTCATAGGACGCACGGTTGTGGTCGTAGGAGGCAAGGTTGTGTTCGTAGAagctggcgagagagagagaaaaaataaataaattttcagACATTTTTACACTATGGCCAACAAAGAATTTTAGATATATCCAATTTGCCATATAAAGCCTTTCAGTACTaccaattattatttcattagggaaagagaataaacgaaaagagagaaagcatatGATCATTAGATTCCAACCTGGGAGGCAACATTTGCACTTTTTCCCCTTGCAATATTGTTTCATCAGTATGCCATTTGGACAATCCTTCTTCTTTCGGACACATGTACCCTTTCCATCCGTGCAAGCTTGAAGTATTTTGCAAGGTTTGACCCAGCATGAGCATCCAGGAATCTTGCAACCATTCTcaatcttttctgttttctttttagttGGTCCCTTTCTacattttccctttatcttcGAGCATTTTCCCTTCTCAAATCCTTTGCAGCCTgtgggaaagaaaaacaaggtaAATGATTAACACCATAATATTAAcacaaaagttaaaaaaaaaataagaatatggtTTCTTGCTGCTATGCCTCTCTTGAAGTACTTGTGAATAAAAGCATTGTTCGTCTTACAATATAGCGGAAAATGTGTATATTTTGAAAAGCTTTAAGTGCCCACGTGTTCCCTGTGCCAATTTCGAAGACTAGGTATTCAAACGATACTAAATTCCTTTTTTTAGTGTTGAAACTCCATGACAGCCAGCAAAATATCAGCTGCTGAATGCCGGACAGGGAAAGGGTTAAAAGCGTTACGTTGGACGAGATGAGTGAAGTTTCATCTATTCCAAAAATGGTCATCGGAAACTAGAACTCGGACGAGCAGAAGCGAGCAATGGCGTAAGGCTTACCGACGCAGCAAACTTTCTTTCCACCGCAGTCAATCGTGGTGATGGTGTCCTTGTTCTTGCATTTCTTTCCCCCGACACATTTCCCTTCGTTACTTTTACACTCCTCCTTCCCGTCCATCCTTGaacctcttttctctcctgtgATGGCTGATGAGTCGAGGGATTTCGTGATAGTAATCATTTGAGATTTGTTCAGTCCTCAGATATATAATTCTTAAATTATGTTTTGAAGGTATCATGGATAAAATGATtcatataagaataataagattaatgaaaaCATCTGACTGGAACGATAGAGGATTGACGCTTACCCTTACGACAGCACACTTTATTCTGCCCGCTGCATCCAATATTCTTGATTACATCCTTTTcttcacatttcttttctttcacgcAACTTCCATTCTTGCCTTCGCATTCAGCATTTCCGTTTTTCTTTGACGTTCTTCCACCTAATTGGAAGATATCACTGATCTTAGAAATTATTTCTAGATGAATTCTTGCAACTTTAATTCACCGCTCAGTGTGGACATGAGGTCATCACGGGCAAAATTGAAACCTTTGACATATTTCTTTAAACATTTTGATAGATAAAAAGTGACAAAAGCAACCAAAATCAATAAGAGTCTGACACTTACCTTTGAGACAACACACTCTATTCTGCCCGCTACATTTAACGTTCTTGAGGACGTCTTTTTCTCCGCATTTCTGTTCTCCCACGCATCTTCCATTACTGTTTCTACATTcatcttttccgtttttctttgatGATCTTCCACCTAATTTCGGGGcattagtaatcataaaaatggttTGATAATTGATACCTTACTTTCTACCTAACTGGAAGATCTCATTGATCGTTATTTCTGAATGAATTCTTGCTACTTTAATTCACCGCTCAGTGTGGACATAAGGTATCATGGGCCAAAAAATTCAGATAGATGAGAAGTGACAAAACCAATAAGAGTCTGACACTTACCTTTGCGACAGCACACTTCATTTTGCCTGCTACATTTAACGTTAAGGACGTCTTTTTCTCCGCATTTCTGTTCTCCCACGCATCTTCCATTACTGTTTCTACATTcatcttttccgtttttctttgatGATCTTCCACCTACTTGGAAGATATCACTGATCTTAGACATTATTTCTAAATGAATTCTTGCTACTTTAATTTACTGCTTAGTGTGGATATGTCCTAAGGGGGCCGTCCTGTTGAATTTTCGACGAATAATTTTAAgctagtaggctttggcaatctcgtgatgtaatatttttgctaaatatgtaaatattaaaagagttatgactaaatctttgacccccccccccccagatctgGCTCAGATGTTTACTTTATCGTTTCCGTGCAAATATACtcaaccctttttttttatttaatttattctttGGCAGCTAGCAGGCAATTCTGCTTACAGCACAGCCGACAGCCACGACAAAGAGACAAGGCTGGCAGTCATCACGAGAGAGCCGGAGTGGGAGGTTGCGTGTCGTTCTATGCCTCGGCGCAACACCCTAATGCACCCTCATCACACAGTAATTGGCCAGTACTAATGATAaatgttattcctgtaactaataaacataatatgatgagaaatataTCTCAATCACAGTTGCAGTAGTTATTTATTCGTTTGAAATGCCTCGCGAACCACTGGGAAGCCTATAGTGACATGCAGTACTTCTACAATCGTGTGCACTCATTGCCATTAGTACCTTCCAAAAGAGGGGTTGCCAGGTACCAGTTACACTAGAATATGTGTGAATGCCACAGAATGCATCAAGACTGACGCAGAAATCAGATttctaatgaaaaacaaaaagaatatggAGAAAAAAGTAACCTCAACTTCAAAGCCTGACATCTCAAAACTACACCATTGTCaacattttcttatatatctccataactacttgggcgattctaatggggtttggatcatttgaaagctgaataaatttgctaTTTTTTGTACCTGGGGATTTTCATTTCAGATGATAAAAGtctatatattatgttttatattcaaaacaatgagcatttatatatatatatatatatatatatatatatatattcccactaatctaagaggaaatttcaaaatcCGTAGGCACAAgatttaggtattgctatagagattatgtgggattttttttttaaagttcggTCAATGGATAAGTGAGATATATCAATGTTTTGATTTTCAAAATCtagttttttaaaataatttcattgtttattatccaaaTGAAATGAAACTTGGTAGTGTAAAttgtagtatgtgtatatataacatactaaaAAAATCTGATTATAATTAACAAATTTCATTCTCGAACAGGATGGACCCCCTAAGGTATCGCAGGGAAAATTGGAACATTTGACATATCTCCTTTTCTAAACGTTCTGATAGATATAAAGTGAcaaaatcaaccaaaaccaatAAGAGTCTGACACTTACCTTTGAGACAACACACTCTATTCTGCCCGCTACATTTAACGTTCTTGAGGACGTCTTTTTCTCCGCATTTCTGTTCTCCCACGCATCTTCCATTACTGTTTCTACATTcatcttttccgtttttctttgatGATCTTCCACCTACTTGGAAGATATCACTGATCTTAGACATTATTTCTAAATGAATTCTTGCTACTTTAATTTACTGCTTAGTGTGGATATGTCCTAAGGGGGCCGTCCTGTTGAATTTTCGACGACTAATTttaatctagtaggctttggcaatctcgtgatgtaatatttttgctaaatatgtaaatattaaaaGAGATATGACTAAatctttgaccccccccccccagatctgGCTCAGATGTTTACTTTATCGTTTCCGTGCAAATATActcaacccttttttttttattattctttggcAGCTAGCAGGCAATTCTGCTTACAGCACAGCCGACAGCCACGACAAAGAGACAAGGCTGGCAGTCATCACGAGAGAGCCGGAGTGGGAGGTTGCGTGTCGTTCTATGCCTCGGCGCAACACCCTAATGCACCCTCATCACACAGTAATTGGCCAGTACTAATGATAaatgttattcctgtaactaataaacataatatgatgagaaatataTCTCAATCACAGTTGCAGTAATTATCTATTCGTTTGAAATGCCTCGCGAACCACTGGGAAGCCTATAGTGACATGCAGTACTTCTACAATCGTGTGCACTCATTGCCATTAGTACCTTCCAA encodes:
- the LOC113820992 gene encoding uncharacterized protein isoform X2, which gives rise to MKSWLALFLFLALSGLVAGKKECGGGSGTCVPARKCNNPLERGSCPGKMVCCLDENGGGRSLKTDGKDECKNRNGRCVGEGKCEEKDVLKKVECSGQNEVCCRKVGGRSSKKNGKDECRNSNGRCVGEQKCGDKDVLNVKCSRQNEVCCRKGGRSSKKNGKDECRNSNGRCVGEQKCGEKDVLKNVKCSGQNRVCCLKVGGRSSKKNGKDECRNSNGRCVGEQKCGEKDVLNVKCSRQNEVCCRKGGRSSKKNGKDECRNSNGRCVGEQKCGEKDVLKNVKCSGQNRVCCLKGGRTSKKNGNAECEGKNGSCVKEKKCEEKDVIKNIGCSGQNKVCCRKAITGEKRGSRMDGKEECKSNEGKCVGGKKCKNKDTITTIDCGGKKVCCVGCKGFEKGKCSKIKGKCRKGPTKKKTEKIENGCKIPGCSCWVKPCKILQACTDGKGTCVRKKKDCPNGILMKQYCKGKKCKCCLPASTNTTLPPTTTTVRPMNTTVLPTNTTMHSTNTTMHSTNTTMRPTNTTLPFTNISLPFTTITLPPITTTTPPTTTTTPPTTTTTPAMNTTTPAMNTTTPAMNTTTPAMNTTTPAMNTTTPAMNTTTPPTTTTTPPTTTTTPLTTTTTPAMNTTTPAMNTTTPAMNTTTPSSNTTTPSSNTTTTP
- the LOC113820992 gene encoding uncharacterized protein isoform X6; protein product: MKSWLALFLFLALSGLVAGKKECGGGSGTCVPARKCNNPLERGSCPGKMVCCLDENGGGRSLKTDGKDECKNRNGRCVGEGKCEEKDVLKKVECSGQNEVCCRKVGGRSSKKNGKDECRNSNGRCVGEQKCGDKDVLNVKCSRQNEVCCRKGGRSSKKNGKDECRNSNGRCVGEQKCGEKDVLKNVKCSGQNRVCCLKGGRSSKKNGKDECRNSNGRCVGEQKCGEKDVLNVKCSRQNEVCCRKGGRSSKKNGKDECRNSNGRCVGEQKCGEKDVLKNVKCSGQNRVCCLKGGRTSKKNGNAECEGKNGSCVKEKKCEEKDVIKNIGCSGQNKVCCRKAITGEKRGSRMDGKEECKSNEGKCVGGKKCKNKDTITTIDCGGKKVCCVGCKGFEKGKCSKIKGKCRKGPTKKKTEKIENGCKIPGCSCWVKPCKILQACTDGKGTCVRKKKDCPNGILMKQYCKGKKCKCCLPASTNTTLPPTTTTVRPMNTTVLPTNTTMHSTNTTMHSTNTTMRPTNTTLPFTNISLPFTTITLPPITTTTPPTTTTTPPTTTTTPAMNTTTPAMNTTTPAMNTTTPAMNTTTPAMNTTTPAMNTTTPPTTTTTPPTTTTTPLTTTTTPAMNTTTPAMNTTTPAMNTTTPSSNTTTPSSNTTTTP
- the LOC113820992 gene encoding uncharacterized protein isoform X7 — its product is MKSWLALFLFLALSGLVAGKKECGGGSGTCVPARKCNNPLERGSCPGKMVCCLDENGGGRSLKTDGKDECKNRNGRCVGEGKCEEKDVLKKVECSGQNEVCCRKGGRSSKKNGKDECRNSNGRCVGEQKCGDKDVLNVKCSRQNEVCCRKVGGRSSKKNGKDECRNSNGRCVGEQKCGEKDVLKNVKCSGQNRVCCLKGGRSSKKNGKDECRNSNGRCVGEQKCGEKDVLNVKCSRQNEVCCRKGGRSSKKNGKDECRNSNGRCVGEQKCGEKDVLKNVKCSGQNRVCCLKGGRTSKKNGNAECEGKNGSCVKEKKCEEKDVIKNIGCSGQNKVCCRKAITGEKRGSRMDGKEECKSNEGKCVGGKKCKNKDTITTIDCGGKKVCCVGCKGFEKGKCSKIKGKCRKGPTKKKTEKIENGCKIPGCSCWVKPCKILQACTDGKGTCVRKKKDCPNGILMKQYCKGKKCKCCLPASTNTTLPPTTTTVRPMNTTVLPTNTTMHSTNTTMHSTNTTMRPTNTTLPFTNISLPFTTITLPPITTTTPPTTTTTPPTTTTTPAMNTTTPAMNTTTPAMNTTTPAMNTTTPAMNTTTPAMNTTTPPTTTTTPPTTTTTPLTTTTTPAMNTTTPAMNTTTPAMNTTTPSSNTTTPSSNTTTTP
- the LOC113820992 gene encoding uncharacterized protein isoform X1 gives rise to the protein MKSWLALFLFLALSGLVAGKKECGGGSGTCVPARKCNNPLERGSCPGKMVCCLDENGGGRSLKTDGKDECKNRNGRCVGEGKCEEKDVLKKVECSGQNEVCCRKVGGRSSKKNGKDECRNSNGRCVGEQKCGDKDVLNVKCSRQNEVCCRKVGGRSSKKNGKDECRNSNGRCVGEQKCGEKDVLKNVKCSGQNRVCCLKVGGRSSKKNGKDECRNSNGRCVGEQKCGEKDVLNVKCSRQNEVCCRKGGRSSKKNGKDECRNSNGRCVGEQKCGEKDVLKNVKCSGQNRVCCLKGGRTSKKNGNAECEGKNGSCVKEKKCEEKDVIKNIGCSGQNKVCCRKAITGEKRGSRMDGKEECKSNEGKCVGGKKCKNKDTITTIDCGGKKVCCVGCKGFEKGKCSKIKGKCRKGPTKKKTEKIENGCKIPGCSCWVKPCKILQACTDGKGTCVRKKKDCPNGILMKQYCKGKKCKCCLPASTNTTLPPTTTTVRPMNTTVLPTNTTMHSTNTTMHSTNTTMRPTNTTLPFTNISLPFTTITLPPITTTTPPTTTTTPPTTTTTPAMNTTTPAMNTTTPAMNTTTPAMNTTTPAMNTTTPAMNTTTPPTTTTTPPTTTTTPLTTTTTPAMNTTTPAMNTTTPAMNTTTPSSNTTTPSSNTTTTP
- the LOC113820992 gene encoding uncharacterized protein isoform X3, whose translation is MKSWLALFLFLALSGLVAGKKECGGGSGTCVPARKCNNPLERGSCPGKMVCCLDENGGGRSLKTDGKDECKNRNGRCVGEGKCEEKDVLKKVECSGQNEVCCRKGGRSSKKNGKDECRNSNGRCVGEQKCGDKDVLNVKCSRQNEVCCRKVGGRSSKKNGKDECRNSNGRCVGEQKCGEKDVLKNVKCSGQNRVCCLKVGGRSSKKNGKDECRNSNGRCVGEQKCGEKDVLNVKCSRQNEVCCRKGGRSSKKNGKDECRNSNGRCVGEQKCGEKDVLKNVKCSGQNRVCCLKGGRTSKKNGNAECEGKNGSCVKEKKCEEKDVIKNIGCSGQNKVCCRKAITGEKRGSRMDGKEECKSNEGKCVGGKKCKNKDTITTIDCGGKKVCCVGCKGFEKGKCSKIKGKCRKGPTKKKTEKIENGCKIPGCSCWVKPCKILQACTDGKGTCVRKKKDCPNGILMKQYCKGKKCKCCLPASTNTTLPPTTTTVRPMNTTVLPTNTTMHSTNTTMHSTNTTMRPTNTTLPFTNISLPFTTITLPPITTTTPPTTTTTPPTTTTTPAMNTTTPAMNTTTPAMNTTTPAMNTTTPAMNTTTPAMNTTTPPTTTTTPPTTTTTPLTTTTTPAMNTTTPAMNTTTPAMNTTTPSSNTTTPSSNTTTTP
- the LOC113820992 gene encoding uncharacterized protein isoform X4, with the protein product MKSWLALFLFLALSGLVAGKKECGGGSGTCVPARKCNNPLERGSCPGKMVCCLDENGGGRSLKTDGKDECKNRNGRCVGEGKCEEKDVLKKVECSGQNEVCCRKVGGRSSKKNGKDECRNSNGRCVGEQKCGDKDVLNVKCSRQNEVCCRKVGGRSSKKNGKDECRNSNGRCVGEQKCGEKDVLKNVKCSGQNRVCCLKGGRSSKKNGKDECRNSNGRCVGEQKCGEKDVLNVKCSRQNEVCCRKGGRSSKKNGKDECRNSNGRCVGEQKCGEKDVLKNVKCSGQNRVCCLKGGRTSKKNGNAECEGKNGSCVKEKKCEEKDVIKNIGCSGQNKVCCRKAITGEKRGSRMDGKEECKSNEGKCVGGKKCKNKDTITTIDCGGKKVCCVGCKGFEKGKCSKIKGKCRKGPTKKKTEKIENGCKIPGCSCWVKPCKILQACTDGKGTCVRKKKDCPNGILMKQYCKGKKCKCCLPASTNTTLPPTTTTVRPMNTTVLPTNTTMHSTNTTMHSTNTTMRPTNTTLPFTNISLPFTTITLPPITTTTPPTTTTTPPTTTTTPAMNTTTPAMNTTTPAMNTTTPAMNTTTPAMNTTTPAMNTTTPPTTTTTPPTTTTTPLTTTTTPAMNTTTPAMNTTTPAMNTTTPSSNTTTPSSNTTTTP
- the LOC113820992 gene encoding uncharacterized protein isoform X9; protein product: MKSWLALFLFLALSGLVAGKKECGGGSGTCVPARKCNNPLERGSCPGKMVCCLDENGGGRSLKTDGKDECKNRNGRCVGEGKCEEKDVLKKVECSGQNEVCCRKVGGRSSKKNGKDECRNSNGRCVGEQKCGDKDVLNVKCSRQNEVCCRKVGGRSSKKNGKDECRNSNGRCVGEQKCGEKDVLKNVKCSGQNRVCCLKVGGRSSKKNGKDECRNSNGRCVGEQKCGEKDVLNVKCSRQNEVCCRKGGRTSKKNGNAECEGKNGSCVKEKKCEEKDVIKNIGCSGQNKVCCRKAITGEKRGSRMDGKEECKSNEGKCVGGKKCKNKDTITTIDCGGKKVCCVGCKGFEKGKCSKIKGKCRKGPTKKKTEKIENGCKIPGCSCWVKPCKILQACTDGKGTCVRKKKDCPNGILMKQYCKGKKCKCCLPASTNTTLPPTTTTVRPMNTTVLPTNTTMHSTNTTMHSTNTTMRPTNTTLPFTNISLPFTTITLPPITTTTPPTTTTTPPTTTTTPAMNTTTPAMNTTTPAMNTTTPAMNTTTPAMNTTTPAMNTTTPPTTTTTPPTTTTTPLTTTTTPAMNTTTPAMNTTTPAMNTTTPSSNTTTPSSNTTTTP
- the LOC113820992 gene encoding uncharacterized protein isoform X8: MKSWLALFLFLALSGLVAGKKECGGGSGTCVPARKCNNPLERGSCPGKMVCCLDENGGGRSLKTDGKDECKNRNGRCVGEGKCEEKDVLKKVECSGQNEVCCRKGGRSSKKNGKDECRNSNGRCVGEQKCGDKDVLNVKCSRQNEVCCRKGGRSSKKNGKDECRNSNGRCVGEQKCGEKDVLKNVKCSGQNRVCCLKGGRSSKKNGKDECRNSNGRCVGEQKCGEKDVLNVKCSRQNEVCCRKGGRSSKKNGKDECRNSNGRCVGEQKCGEKDVLKNVKCSGQNRVCCLKGGRTSKKNGNAECEGKNGSCVKEKKCEEKDVIKNIGCSGQNKVCCRKAITGEKRGSRMDGKEECKSNEGKCVGGKKCKNKDTITTIDCGGKKVCCVGCKGFEKGKCSKIKGKCRKGPTKKKTEKIENGCKIPGCSCWVKPCKILQACTDGKGTCVRKKKDCPNGILMKQYCKGKKCKCCLPASTNTTLPPTTTTVRPMNTTVLPTNTTMHSTNTTMHSTNTTMRPTNTTLPFTNISLPFTTITLPPITTTTPPTTTTTPPTTTTTPAMNTTTPAMNTTTPAMNTTTPAMNTTTPAMNTTTPAMNTTTPPTTTTTPPTTTTTPLTTTTTPAMNTTTPAMNTTTPAMNTTTPSSNTTTPSSNTTTTP
- the LOC113820992 gene encoding uncharacterized protein isoform X5 codes for the protein MKSWLALFLFLALSGLVAGKKECGGGSGTCVPARKCNNPLERGSCPGKMVCCLDENGGGRSLKTDGKDECKNRNGRCVGEGKCEEKDVLKKVECSGQNEVCCRKGGRSSKKNGKDECRNSNGRCVGEQKCGDKDVLNVKCSRQNEVCCRKGGRSSKKNGKDECRNSNGRCVGEQKCGEKDVLKNVKCSGQNRVCCLKVGGRSSKKNGKDECRNSNGRCVGEQKCGEKDVLNVKCSRQNEVCCRKGGRSSKKNGKDECRNSNGRCVGEQKCGEKDVLKNVKCSGQNRVCCLKGGRTSKKNGNAECEGKNGSCVKEKKCEEKDVIKNIGCSGQNKVCCRKAITGEKRGSRMDGKEECKSNEGKCVGGKKCKNKDTITTIDCGGKKVCCVGCKGFEKGKCSKIKGKCRKGPTKKKTEKIENGCKIPGCSCWVKPCKILQACTDGKGTCVRKKKDCPNGILMKQYCKGKKCKCCLPASTNTTLPPTTTTVRPMNTTVLPTNTTMHSTNTTMHSTNTTMRPTNTTLPFTNISLPFTTITLPPITTTTPPTTTTTPPTTTTTPAMNTTTPAMNTTTPAMNTTTPAMNTTTPAMNTTTPAMNTTTPPTTTTTPPTTTTTPLTTTTTPAMNTTTPAMNTTTPAMNTTTPSSNTTTPSSNTTTTP